A window of Massilia sp. NR 4-1 genomic DNA:
CGGCGTGCCCCAGCCCAATCCGCCTTTCATCGAGCAGGTGACGGTCGCTTTCGGCATTGCCGATCCGGAGCAGAATTACCATGTGCCGCTGGTGGTCACGCCATGGTCGTACTCGACGTATCGCGGCAGTTAAGGAGAAGCAGCGCCCGCGTGCCGCAGGCGCTGCCGGGAACCGCTTAGAAGACTACCGCATCCTGCTCGACATGCACGCCAACCAGCAGCACATCGGTGGCGACGTGCGCCTCAACCGGCGCGGCATCGTGCGCGGCCGCATTCAGGCCCTGCTGGTTCAGCGCATTCACCACGCGCTGGTTCAGATAGACCAGATCGGCACCGGTGGCGGCATCCGCCATCTGGATGTTCAAATCGGCGATCGAGGTGTGATCCACCAGGGCGCCGATATATTTCACTGCCCAGGTATTCAGTGCCTGCATATCCGGATTATGGCCAAACAGATTGTTGTAGACCTGGACCATCAGACCGGTGCCGGTGGTCCACTCATGACCACCATACAGCGCCTGGAATTCCGCCGATTGCTCGATGGCGTGGGCGATACCGGCCAGATTGCCGCCACTTTTATTGTATTCATTCACCCAAAAATTCAGGCCAGCGCTCTCTGCAGGGCGGTTCAGCAGTTCAATATACAGCTTTTCAATTTCATAGATCGGCGACGACATCGTTTCCCCTATTAGCAAATGGTTTAAAGCCACAATATGAATAAAATTCACCGCGCAATGTTAAATATAAACAAAAGCAATATTTATATTTAATTAACTGCACGGCGATTCTAATATTTTTTCAGGGAAATGTCAGAAATATTTATACTTTAATAATGAAAGCTTATCGCGCAAGCTCGCTGTAATGGCGGTTGGACTTGCTGCCGCGGACCTTGCGACGCAGCTGCATCAGGCCGTAGAGCAGGGCCTCGGCCGTGGGCGGGCAGCCGGGCACATAGATATCGACCGGCACGATGCGATCGCAGCCGCGCACCACCGAATAGCTGTAGTGATAGTAGCCGCCGCCATTGGCGCAGGAACCCATCGATACCACGTAGCGCGGCTCCGGCATCTGGTCATACACCTTGCGCATGGCGCGTGCCATCTTGTTGGTCAAGGTGCCGGCCACGATCATCAGGTCCGCCTGGCGCGGCGAGGGGCGCGGGCAAAAGCCGAAGCGGTCCATATCGTAGCGCGCCGAAGCCGCCTGCATCATCTCCACCGCGCAGCAGGCCAGGCCGAAGCTCAGATACCACATGCTATTGGTGCGGATCATATTGACCAGCTCATCGAGCGAGGTCAGCATATAACCATCGCGTTCCAGGGTTGCTTCTTCGATCATCGTTACTCTCCCGTTTCAGTCCGGGAGCACGATAGCCTAGAGCTGGCGGCAAATATTGTACGGAAACGACATGCGCCTGCCTGCTCTTCAAGCCTGCCCGGCAACCACCTGGCGATGCGGATCGTCGTAGCGGAACAGGCGCAACAGGCCCTCCTCCTCGGCGCCCTCCAGCGCCAACAGGCTGCCGGGGCGGCGGCCCGTGAAGTGGATGAAGTCGCGGATCATATGGGCCTGGTCGTGGTAGCCGCAATCCATGGCGATGCGCGTCAATAGGCCACGCCGGGGCGGCAGGCTCAGCATCATCGACAGGGCGCGCACATAACGCCGCATCTTGCGCTCATCGCGCAGGCTCTGGCCATAGGAAGCGAGCATGCCGCGCTCAAGCTGGCGCAGGCTCAGGCCGCAGCGGCGGGCAACCTCCTCTGCCGGCTGGAACAGCATGCCGGCTGGCAGCGCAAATGCCGGGCGGATACGGCCGGCGCGCTGCGCCAGCAAGCCCAGCAGCCAACCGGACAGCAAGGCCAACCACTGTCCCGGATCAGCGCTGGCGCGCAGGCCATCCTCCAGCTCACGGGTCGGCAGATGCGGCAGATATTCCGCCACCAGCACCGGAAAATTGCGCAACTCCACCAGATCGGCGTCGAACAGGCGGCCAAACTGCCCCGGTTCGATCAGGGCGCTGATGAAGGTGGTGCCCGGTTCCCAGCGCACCAAGGCGGGCACGGTCTGCGGTCCGCCCAGCATGGGACGGTCCATGAGCGGCCCCGGGTGCGCCCCCAGCATCGGCCGCGAACCGCCGGCGATAAAGAAGGTAATCTCGGGACAGGGCGTGGCCGGTACCAGCACCTCTCCCCCGCTGCCGCGCTCGATATGGAAATAGCGCACGATCCCGGCCAGCGCGGGCGGCGGGAGCAGGGCCAATCGCTTAGCATCTCCGTGCGGCAATATCATGCGGCGCATTATAGCCGCCTCTTCCTTGGACGAAGCCAAGGGGATTGCTTTCAGGGAAGTTGGCAGGCTTGCATGGGGTCAGGGCTTCCCGTAGAATTTGGAACTCTGCGGCCGTGTGGCCGGTCTTTTTGCGGGGCGCCGCGGCGCTCTGACCTTCTCTTGGACAACGTTCCCCTTTGGGCGCAACTTTCTGCGCTGGCTTTCCTGATTTTTCTGTCGGCCTTCTTTGCCATGGCTGAAACCGCCCTGATGGCGGCCAACCGTTTTCGGCTGCGCCATGAAGCCAAGCGCGGCAGCCGCCGCGCCATCGCCACGCTCTGGCTGCTGGAGCGCACCGAACGCCTGCTGTCGCTGGTATTGATCGCCAATACGCTGATCAATGCGATGGCCATCGCGCTGGTGACAGCGATTGCCATCACCAACTTCGGCATGGAGGAGCGGGTGATCCTCACCTCCACCGCCCTGATCGTGTTCGTGCTGATCGTACTGGCGGAGATTTCGCCAAAGATCATCGGCGCGCGCTATGCCGACCAGATCGTGCTGCCGGCCTCCATCGTGCTGCGTCCGCTGCTGTCGGCGGCGCGGCCCGTGATCTGGTTCGTGCACCTGTTCGTGAACAGTTTGCTGGGCCTGTTCCGCGTCAAACCGTCGGGGCCGCTGCATGAGCCGCGCCTGTCGCCCGACGAGCTGCGCTCGGTGCTGCTGGAAAACAGCAGCTTCATCCCGCAGCAGCATAAGAATATCCTGCTCAATCTGTTCGACCTGGACGCGGTGTCGGTGGAAGACATCATGACGCCGCGCGCCCAGATCGAGGCGCTCAACCTGTCGGCGCCGATCGCAGAAATCGTCGAACAGCTGACCACCTGCTACCACAACAAGCTGCCGGTCTACGACGGCGAAATCAACCAGATCGCCGGCATCTTGCACGTGCGCAAGGCGCTGGCCCTGCTGCACCAGCACGAGGAACTCAGCGCCGGCGATTTCCGCGCCCTGCTGAGCGCACCCTATTTCATCCCGCAGGATACGGCGGTGTTCGCGCAATTGCAGAACTTCCAGGAGAACCGCGAGCGCCTGGCCATCATCGTCGACGAATACGGCGAGCTGCAAGGCCTGGTGACGCTGGACGACATCATCGAGGAAATGATCGGCGATTTCACCACATCGACGCCGGGCGCCGCGCGCGCCGAAAGCTTCGGCTGGGACGACAAGGGCGAATGCCTGCTCGAAGGCAGCACTCCTTTACGTGACATCAATAAGCGCCTGGGGTTAAACTTTGCCCTGGATGGCCCCAAGACCGTGAACGGCATGCTGCTGGAGTTATTGCAGGAAATACCCGATGCGCCCATCAGCCTGAAAGCCGGCGGCTGCATCGTCGAGGTGGTGCAGGTGCAGAACCAGGCCATCAAAGTAGTGAAATTGCGACGCCCGGATGGCAAGCGCCCGCACTGAGCAGTGCGTGACTTTACAAATGCAATGCCTGGGGGCATGATCGGACAGATAGGGCGAGCCCCGAGCTCCTCCCAAGACCTGATAGCGCGCTTCTATGGCAGCAGTCCAACCCAGTGCGGTCCCTGGCGCCCCCATGCCGGGCCTGGGACGGGCTTTGATCCAGGCCGGCCGGCTCAGCGCGCCGCAGGCCGAGGCGCTGCAAAAAAAATCCCTCAACGATAAACTGGCGTTCATCGATGCGCTGCTGGGCAGCGGCATGATGGACGCGCGCGAACTGGCCGCCTTCTGCTCCGCCACCTTCGGCTATCCGCTGATGGACTTGCAGGCGCTGAACCCCGACGCCCTGCCGCCCAAGCTGATCGAGCCGCGCCTGATGCACGGCCAGCGCGTGCTGGCCCT
This region includes:
- a CDS encoding DUF4214 domain-containing protein, which produces MSSPIYEIEKLYIELLNRPAESAGLNFWVNEYNKSGGNLAGIAHAIEQSAEFQALYGGHEWTTGTGLMVQVYNNLFGHNPDMQALNTWAVKYIGALVDHTSIADLNIQMADAATGADLVYLNQRVVNALNQQGLNAAAHDAAPVEAHVATDVLLVGVHVEQDAVVF
- a CDS encoding HlyC/CorC family transporter — protein: MDNVPLWAQLSALAFLIFLSAFFAMAETALMAANRFRLRHEAKRGSRRAIATLWLLERTERLLSLVLIANTLINAMAIALVTAIAITNFGMEERVILTSTALIVFVLIVLAEISPKIIGARYADQIVLPASIVLRPLLSAARPVIWFVHLFVNSLLGLFRVKPSGPLHEPRLSPDELRSVLLENSSFIPQQHKNILLNLFDLDAVSVEDIMTPRAQIEALNLSAPIAEIVEQLTTCYHNKLPVYDGEINQIAGILHVRKALALLHQHEELSAGDFRALLSAPYFIPQDTAVFAQLQNFQENRERLAIIVDEYGELQGLVTLDDIIEEMIGDFTTSTPGAARAESFGWDDKGECLLEGSTPLRDINKRLGLNFALDGPKTVNGMLLELLQEIPDAPISLKAGGCIVEVVQVQNQAIKVVKLRRPDGKRPH
- a CDS encoding NADH-quinone oxidoreductase subunit B family protein, encoding MIEEATLERDGYMLTSLDELVNMIRTNSMWYLSFGLACCAVEMMQAASARYDMDRFGFCPRPSPRQADLMIVAGTLTNKMARAMRKVYDQMPEPRYVVSMGSCANGGGYYHYSYSVVRGCDRIVPVDIYVPGCPPTAEALLYGLMQLRRKVRGSKSNRHYSELAR
- a CDS encoding AraC family transcriptional regulator produces the protein MALLPPPALAGIVRYFHIERGSGGEVLVPATPCPEITFFIAGGSRPMLGAHPGPLMDRPMLGGPQTVPALVRWEPGTTFISALIEPGQFGRLFDADLVELRNFPVLVAEYLPHLPTRELEDGLRASADPGQWLALLSGWLLGLLAQRAGRIRPAFALPAGMLFQPAEEVARRCGLSLRQLERGMLASYGQSLRDERKMRRYVRALSMMLSLPPRRGLLTRIAMDCGYHDQAHMIRDFIHFTGRRPGSLLALEGAEEEGLLRLFRYDDPHRQVVAGQA